The following proteins come from a genomic window of Lolium rigidum isolate FL_2022 chromosome 5, APGP_CSIRO_Lrig_0.1, whole genome shotgun sequence:
- the LOC124653268 gene encoding dolichol-phosphate mannose synthase subunit 3-like: MKHIYKIIAVLAAITAVWVALLETSTVPRSYAWLLPIYLVVALGCYGLFMVGYGLMFFPTCPQEAVLLQQDIAEAKEFLAKKGVDVGSE; this comes from the exons ATGAAGCACATATACAAGATCATCGCGGTGCTGGCGGCGATCACCGCCGTCTGGGTTGCGCTTCTTGAAACCTCGACGGTTCCTCGCAGCTATGCTTGGTTG CTTCCCATCTACTTGGTAGTGGCGCTCGGGTGCTACGGCCTTTTTATGGTTGGATATGGGCTCATGTTCTTCCCAACGTGTCCTCAAGAAGCCGTGCTACTACAGCAG GACATTGCGGAGGCTAAGGAATTCTTAGCTAAGAAGGGCGTTGATGTGGGCTCTGAGTGA